The genome window GCACCTGATATAAGCTTTTTGCTGTTAAAAGTTATATCTTTAATGTCTGTACttgaggagagaaaaaaaagactatGTATTCAGTGTGCCTCCAGCTTTGTTTACTTGACATGCTCCATCATAAGTTATCCTAATGTCCTCAAAACTGTGACCATGGCTGTAAGTGTTAAATAAGTGTTCAGAATAGCGACATTGTGAAAGCCATTACCCTCAGACAAATCCTAACaagtattattaattaattgtggcacgtgttctatttatatttttatttatagttttttatttattgatgtaaCATAATTGTATGGTGTCAACACTGGGAAATGTTCAGTATGATCACTTTTTATGTATTGGGGGGGGGGAATAAAGTTGATTGAACATATAAATTTTCTGTCTCTTGAGTTTATTCTCTTTTCAGATGTATTACGTTTACTCCGCAAGAAATTAAATTGGGCATAAGAaaacttactgacacacacacacatactatatatatatatatatatatatatatatatatataatttaaaaggcagaaaataaaacatgttattGCTTATGTCTTATCTTCTTGTATACAATTTTCTTTATATACAATTAgtgtatataaaattaaaatttagatAATACATGATTCTGAAGTAATGTTTGCtagaaaatcagctttgccattatatcattaattattattatttttaaatgtattaaaatggaaaaacttGGATATACAATGAGAAaatcaattcagaaaaaaacaaaattgtaCTGACCCTTtctgtctattaaaaaaaaatctttctttacaatttgttattttgctatattactgtttatatatatatatatattatatatatatatatatatatatgtgtgtgtgtgtgtgtgattgttgtGGTATATAATATGTTTGTTGATTTAGCCTTCATTCAAAGTACATACCGTGTACTAAAGCCACAGCAAACAATGAGTGATTTTGGAAAACAACAGATGTGTAGTTGTCAGTACTGAGGTTCATCAGGCTATGGCTGGCCACCCTTATACCTTGTTTACCACTCTGTCCGACCACCACCTGGCACACAAGTTTATATCGTGGTGGACTGACATCTTTTAGCTCACTGAGAACTAGATCTGCTAACATCAGACAAAGCTGGCTACAACTATCAGGACTGTAACACACACCTTCCAAATAACTATCCAAAGTGGCCTGTAAGATCTGCTTGGTCCTGGTAGCACTGAAATGGCACCCTGGTTCTGGTCCCGTTCTATAGGTGTTCTCCACATAAACCTCCTGGATGGGTTGTTGGAGGTACAGTCCAGAGAAGCTCACTCTTCCTCCCTGGTGCCAGCCTGCGAATGAGAACCGCTTGCCCATGGAGACGTGAGAATTGCTGACGTTGGCACTCAAGAACGACAACTCAGAAGAAGGAACCGTCATGCCCCTGAGGAAAAGGGGTCTGTGGTGGGGCTGATCTTTGGAGCTTCGGAGAGTGGAGATAGAGCCCAGACGTCGCTTTGGAGGCCCTGAGGCACCTGGTTCTGTGGCCATGGAGCGATTGAACTGAGCTAAAGTCTCCTGAGACAGTGGTAGAGGCTGATTGGCCATGATGAAGAAATCTGTGAGGACACAGTCCACATTGTATTGATTAATATAGCCTTGTTCAAAACgtgattttaattatttcttcactgtacatttcacaatgtatatatcaaattatatatagaCATTCACcttatttatagaaaaaaaaagagaattttcaaggaatacttcacccaaaaaattaaatttgCTGGAAATGTTCTAAGCCTCAGGTCAtctaaaaaaatacagtagatttatttcttcttcttcttctgattaATTGTGGGACTTGATGTTTCTTATCAGCGGTTTGAGCCCTCATTCTGACTCAGattaaagaagaaacaaactacaCTACAGTACATCTGGATAGgctcattttcagcaaatttggaATGCAGTCCAACAAACATTTAGactagtattttttttgttttcaatggGTGATTCTAGGTGGTTACAGCTTTGCAAGTATAGATATTCATCATTACCAACAATAAAACTGTGTTGTGTGTCAGACCTGGTACAATAAATGTTTTGGGGCTGAAGATCAGTGCTAAAACGTCTTTGCTCCCAGCCTGAGCAACTATCATTGCACCAAGCCTAACATTTTAATGCCAATATTATTGTGCATTGtgccaaaaaaaacaatatttctttgttaaaaaaaataataaattctaagAAGTTTGCAAGGGACAAAGACAAATTCTGCTTCTTCTCTGAAAATGTATAAGGCATTTTAATTGAAAGTTATATTCCACATCACTCATCACAATTTAACAGTGATGAAAAAGGATACATTTATTAActttttcttcagtgaaaaacaCTAAATTAAGATTTTGTTCACACTAAAGTAAACAGTTAGACTCAATTATTCTAGTATTCTATTCATTATATCTGTAGTAAGTCATTCAGGCACAAATTACATCATTTCCTGGGAATTCCCAACATTGTATTTGGTGAAAAAGATGTGAAATTACAGGATGGTCAACTCTGTAAAATAGATCATGTGGGTTCAGTGGTTAAATTAGTACACAAACAGGTTTGAGACAAAGGGCCTTTCCCAGTAACACAAACTGAAATTTTACTATTGTTTCCTCAATGACACAGGTTTCTGAATTAGATAGTTTCCTTGACCCAAAGAcatttatattgattttatttaaaagttaattGAGATTTATTAGTTATAGGCCACTGCAAAAGAATCTGGCCCTCATAAATCCACGGTTATGGAGTGTGGTACTCAGTGTTACTTATAAAGGGTGTCTGACCATCAGGGGAAAACAACCAGCAACATTGTCCCAGGCCTTGGGACTAGAGGGAGCCTACTAAATCAATGCTTCTGAGTGTATGGGGCCTGGGGTCCAGTATTATAATTTTGTCCCTGTCCAGTGAATTTAGCTCTGTGTCTCACAAAATCATTTCAAAAGGTGACGGCATTAGTGGGCCATAAAAAGGTCAGGTCAGAGTAAGGGATTGTGAGAGTGACATGacaaatccaatataaaaaaacaatagtgtgtcggtttaaaactaaataaaagacaGTATACAAAACAAAACCTTATGGACAAATGAAAATTAACACTCTCTTTAAAAAGGGTCTAAAATAGAAGAAGCAGATCTAACCTCCTAATGCCCAAGAAAAAAGTTTAAGggaaaaagtttgtttttttccatatctTTACATTAGagcaataaaaataatgcaaataaaaataaaaaatatatttcattcataaGTTAAGACATGAATGAACATGTATAAGaaaaaacaacagattttttttaaatcaacaatacatttttagtttttatgattttttcaaATGTAAGACCAAGGTTTTTGACACATTACAAGAGATGGAGCCAAGGTGATTGACAATTTCATAGGTCAGAACTGATGGGccatatataattatttcagttttgtcattGTTTAGCTATGAAATAATCATCTCCATCTAGCATTTTTTTGTTATGCAGACAACCAAACAAACTGGACACAGAACAACTGTTATATTTAACAGGAAGATAAAGCTGAGTGTCATAAGCATAGAAATGAAAAGATAAGTTTTCTCTGAATCATATGATATAATTCTAAAAAGAGGACCCAAAATAGAATCCTGTGGAATACCGTAAGAGCACTTATCTTGTGCTCTTATCGTGAGCACAAGAAAAGAAGCATTCCCCTACATTAACAGAAATGGAAATCTCCTTGAGGAAAGAGGCAAACCAGTCCAGCACAGACCCTAAAACCCAGTTACATGATTGAATCTTTATAAAAGGATTTTATGATCTGCTGTGTCAAAAAGCTGCACTTAAATCAAGCAGGATCAAAATACAGCAAGAACCAGAGTCGAGAATGAGTAAAATGTCATTGGTAACCTTCACCAACACAGATTCAGTACTATATCATTGCCTGAaaccagacagaaaaaaaaacaacaaccatcaAAATGCTTAAGTAAGATTAAATTTGAGAGTAGACAACTTTTTCCAAGACCTTTGAAATGGGTCTATAATTATTCATGACATGCTGATCAAGATGATGCTTTTTCAACTTTTTACTATAGCATGTTTAAAAGTGGCTGGCACCACCCCATTGACTCAAAACTGGAAAAGCCTCTTTAAAAATATGTGAGGGCATAACATCACAAGGGCAGGAAGACTGAAAAAAGACCTCTAAGATGTTAGCTGATAATTGAtcaatgcattttatgaatctgATTTGCTGAGGTTTTgattcttatatttttttatcaataggATATGAATTTCAATTTGAGTGGTTTATTGGGCCAGACTCACAAGAATGGTTTCGAGCCACAGACCTAGATTCAGTCCAGACCTAGATTAAGTAACTGTAACCTTTAAAAACGGATTTTAACCTGGGCACCTGGTTTCATCTATTTCTTGGAAGCCAACCAGAAGAGCTTCTTTAAGAGAATAAGGTTCTTTTCATTGTACGAAACTTTTCTCAACACCGTCAGGGAAGTTCCCACCTGTTTGTGCAGTGAGTTGCTGTTAAATTACTCAGATTTAGTCAACAATATTCCACAGCTCAAGTTCAGTTCACCACTCTTCTGCCTCTCCCCAGTCTTTGCTTCCACAACACTCTTGAGATATATTAATCTTTTTGCCAAAACCTTTACCATAGTTTACGACTCTACGCACATGTAGAATAGAAACAACAAGGAAATAGTACAGGTATGGGTAGGATAGAGAGTCTTTCACCACTGAGTTACTAGAAAAGAACAGCAAGCGATTGTCTATCCTCATTCAGATaaaatggttacactttattttacagtacgtgcacTTACCTGTACTTACATAGTGTACTTAAAGTGTACCTACCTAAGAAAATACTGTCATATAAGGTTACTActtggggtaggttcagggtaagtacctagtttttgtaattactataataagtacatagtgtgTACATGAGTAACAGGACTGTAAATTAAAGTGATATCGATAAAATCATTTAATGAGCACATCCTTACCGTCAACCTCCACACCATTAGCAGCAAAAATATACAAGCTAAAATGCCCCCTGAGTCAAAAGCTTTACATATGCTTCAAAAATCTTCCTATATATATACTAGACAGagacggatagacagacagagacagataacagatagatagatttaaactttaaaaatagcTGTCAAATACGTTTTGAATAGGTTAGAATAACAGCTCTGCATCATTGGGATCtctgaaactcaaaacacaaaaGCAGTACAGTCAATCAAAATAAGCCAAGAGTGTTACCATGACTTTCAAACCCATCTTTAAAAATCACCAACATTTTTGTTTAGTATGTAGAACTTGGGATCGCCATGACAATGGGTTACCCCAAATTTCCTTACCTGTTTAGAAGCTCAATTAAATCCGAATACTGTTGTATTCCAGTGAGGGTCTCTCTTCTCAACTAATGCTGTCAGTAAGTGGTCCACGCTCACTGTTGCGAGTGCTTCTCTAAGTAAAGAGCAGCCCCGTAAATTATTATCAAAATGGGCTACATGGGAAAACACACTAAATAATGCCCCACAAGCCAGGCAATCATTCACACAGAGCATTGAACAACCTGGATATCTGCCACTAACTTACTTGTAGTCATGGAAAGCCTTTTATTTTAGTCTTCCACAGCAGCCTGATTAGCTTATCAACAATTATGGCCGATCTCCAGTGCAGTCATGgttattcaaatttatttgacCAGTAGCATCATTTTTTTGTTTAGCAAATGTTTTGCTGTATGGTCATTTTTGTATTTCCAACAGTGCTGTAGAGCTTCATTGCACAGGGCCTTAGTGTATCACGCTGATCTCTTGAATTTGAGAGAGAAAAGGTTCTGATCTCTGGTTGCCAGTGGGCGGTATCAGGCAGAGCCATCTGTTTCCACTGCAATCAAGAGGAAAAGGAGGGCTGAAGTCACTTCCAAACAAAAGCAGCTCATGAAACGCACCTCTGCGCAGAATCTCTGACTCACTAAACCAATCTTAGCAAAGTCAGGAGGCTGTTTGACCAAAAACAACTCTATAAGCCATGTGAGAGTTATCTCAAAGAAAATCACTGACAAATAATTTACATCTAATGGAAAGTGTTGTTGTTCATAATCATGATAACCTTTCCACCCCAAACTCTTCTCTTCTCCATATTGATTTTAGCCATGCAAAACACAAGGATATTTGTGAGGAAGTTGGAAATAAATGACAGGTGCTCAAAGGTCAACAAGTTCCAGCATGTCTGGACATGTCTGCAGAAGTATCAATACACTAGAGGAGTTTAAAAAGTGCTGATAAGCCAAAAACACAAACAGTGGAGGCAGTTGAAAAGGCAAGACCTTTGAGAGGGGAAAACCAATTGTGTTTTCATACAGACAAAGAACTCAAAGAAATTTTTCCATAAATCAACTGGAAGATTGTTGCCGTACAGAAACGAAACTTTTActtttcagaagaagaaaaagtaatgTTTGCCACAAAATGCTTGCCAGGGATTGACAGTGTTTTGGGAGGTTAGGTGTTGCTATGTAGtcgttttgggtggttgttaggttGGAGTGCCaatctaaaactattaaaaagtatttttttgttaactaaaaaaaaaaaaactttaaataaaatcaaatgcaaatattagattaaaaacttaaaaGTTTTCCTTTTGCAACTAATTGAATTAAAATAGGTTTAGGTTAaagtcaaactgaaataaaaaaaaaatacatatttgaaaacatgacaaaattattaaaataaaaactatttaaaaaaaattatatattttttttatatatataaatactaaaatagtatGCTGTATGAATATAAAAAGAGTGCCTCTACGTCTCTTAACATCATTTAAATATGAGATTTTTGACCATTTTATGTGTCATATCCACTGGAGAAGATGTTGCATTGAAGTTTAATATTTAGGATTAGGGGTCAACGTGTGATTTTGATGCACACAGAGTTAGTGGCACACACTGATACAACAAGCACCAAGGTTAACTTTTTATCTGTATTCAGTGGGCCGGAGGGCTCTAGTGTTACACAATTTAAATACTACACACTTCAGGTCTAATGATGTCACCCAACTGAAACAtttttgaaacacaaaatatctcattaaaataaaaatcatcatgtacatttggaatgacatgaacaacagaattttcattctcaAATCAACAATCCCAAAAAGAAAAAGCCACAGTAGAGATCTACTGAAGTATTGATCATTTCTGATAGAGGTAACACCAATCTACAAGTCAAAACATTTTTATGAGGGAGATTTTTAAGTGGATAGATGTGTCAATTCAAAACAGCTTAACAGATTCTGATCTCCACTATGAAATATAAGATGGTACTGCCTTTTAAGGATATTTAATCCATAGTTTAAAAAAAGAGGCATGTTCAGACTCTAACTGATATTTTGAACTGTTATCATTTCAAAGCATTCTGTTTCTCTGCATTATTCATTGAGACCTACACTGATGCATATTTCATTGACTTTAATCATGGTGTCAGATTAACATCTTTTCTGAATCACAAATAAATGTACGATGTTTCATAAACAGAACATGTGGGTGTGCTTAGTGAGGCACGCAGATGACATGATGAAGAGACAGGGTttagtctgtttcttttttttaagaaatcaatacttttatttgagcattaaattgatcaacagTGACAGTCAAGACCTtgacaatattaaaaataaatctatttcaaatagttgcgcctttgaactttctatttatcaaagaatccagaaaaatactattttcaacattgatatttaatgagaaatgtttcttgagcaccaacgCAGACCCATACTAGAACGATTCcttaaggatcatgtggcactgactggagtaataatgatgaaaattcagctttgccatcacaagaatataaaaataaataaataaaatatattaaattcaaaaagctatttgaaactgtaatatatatatatatatatatatatatatatatatatatatatatatatatatatatatatatatatatatatttatttatttatttttttattttttttattttttttatctactaaatgcaaccctggtgagcataagagacatttttTCTAGCTCTTTGCTAACTTGTAAACCACGGCAAAAGAAAGGAAATGAAACGCCTGCGTTTTAACCTAAACATACGACTTTGTCTCATAAATATCCCACAGCTCTTATAACCTGACATTGCAGTGGTTTGATGTTTTGAGTAAGCCTGCGTGAGTAAACAGTAAAACGGTAAAAAGTTGGGGTGCGTTTCTCACTCTGACTGAGCAATTGCGCTGTCACCCACTCGCCAGTATTTTCCAGAGGCAGTCGAACCAGTGAATCACATTCAGGAAACCACAACAAAATGGAGTTGCACTTCTTTTTGAAGCTTCCTCAATTTCCTTACAGATTCACAGAACCCTGCCCCCTCCTTGGCCAGGTTCAGCTGAGCTGAGAGTCACTGCTGAGTAACACAAACTGTTACACTGCTGGCCAGGTCATTTCACCTATATATGCTTCAGTGTAAATAAACGGAGTCTCTTATACAAACATATGAATTAATTGCTCATcccttttttttccaaaaaaaattttttttcctctgttgtttcaactgtttttgtccatacaatgaagtcGATGGGGTCCAGTGTTATTTTgactattattttgcattaactATCATTTTAACTATGATTTGCTTCTTACTGTTGAAGGTTGTGTCAGGGGGCGGGTCATTCTCTTACTAGAGAGCATTCGATTGGACCAGATCTGTgaagtgcaggatgagtcatcaatatATTTGGTCTGTTTTCTTATTAGATAAAAAAGTACCAGGATCTCATTAAGATTCATTTTGTCAGATTTTCTGAGCATAtagataagtgtttttttttttttttttaagattatgtcAATATAACTAATTTAAATTAGGCCTAAACCACTGGTATAGGTGACTTTAGCACAAACAGATATGACTTAAATCCCACAAAACTCCATTTAGGATTTCTTGGAGTCTTTAAGGCAAACCTCATGGTAATCTACACAAAGTGGTCCTACTGAAAGAGCGATTGCTGATTTTTAGCGACTGGTTTTAATTTGTAACTTCCTCTGTCCCACCACATGGCAACACTCTGAAGACCAAACAAGGCCTTGTCCGCTGGCTTGTTCAGTGTTTCCTGACAAAAGCAGGGATTGTATGGTGGGTGGCGGGTGATGGGAGACTGTTGTGGACTTCTTCTAGACACCGGCACAGGCCCAAGGAAGGGTCAGATAAGCAGAGTTTTGTGTGTAGAAGACTTTTCAGGGAAGGCCCTCTAGTTTGCCTA of Carassius gibelio isolate Cgi1373 ecotype wild population from Czech Republic chromosome A2, carGib1.2-hapl.c, whole genome shotgun sequence contains these proteins:
- the LOC128030972 gene encoding dynein light chain Tctex-type 4-like: MANQPLPLSQETLAQFNRSMATEPGASGPPKRRLGSISTLRSSKDQPHHRPLFLRGMTVPSSELSFLSANVSNSHVSMGKRFSFAGWHQGGRVSFSGLYLQQPIQEVYVENTYRTGPEPGCHFSATRTKQILQATLDSYLEGVCYSPDSCSQLCLMLADLVLSELKDVSPPRYKLVCQVVVGQSGKQGIRVASHSLMNLSTDNYTSVVFQNHSLFAVALVHGMYFE